Proteins encoded within one genomic window of Aerococcus viridans:
- a CDS encoding SOS response-associated peptidase family protein translates to MCGRYLYDKNEQILFDYYEEITSRGVDVSDLKDGTIYPSNQVVTLGANPEGKIVPGITRWGFTGFKPSQLMINARVETVREKKTFQGPFEDQRIVFPMSAFFEFSEDKEAYTFSDSGRVIYVGGFYRIYPDKKTGQKQAESIILTTEPDEVVRPIHNRMPLLIPQADIAKWILDDGFAFNYQKPTHQQLEPTKMS, encoded by the coding sequence ATGTGTGGTCGCTATTTATATGATAAAAATGAGCAAATCCTCTTCGACTATTACGAAGAAATTACCAGTCGGGGCGTTGATGTATCTGACTTAAAGGATGGGACCATCTATCCTTCTAACCAGGTGGTGACACTTGGCGCTAATCCTGAAGGCAAAATCGTTCCTGGCATTACGAGATGGGGGTTTACAGGATTCAAACCCAGCCAATTGATGATTAACGCCCGGGTTGAAACGGTCCGCGAGAAGAAGACTTTTCAAGGACCATTTGAAGATCAACGGATTGTCTTCCCTATGTCAGCCTTCTTTGAATTTTCTGAAGATAAGGAAGCTTACACCTTTTCGGACTCCGGTCGGGTCATTTATGTGGGTGGTTTTTACCGGATTTATCCCGACAAAAAAACTGGGCAAAAACAAGCTGAGTCTATTATCCTCACTACGGAACCTGATGAAGTTGTTCGTCCTATCCACAACCGGATGCCACTTTTGATTCCACAAGCAGATATTGCCAAATGGATTTTAGATGATGGCTTTGCCTTTAATTATCAAAAGCCTACACACCAACAATTGGAACCAACAAAAATGTCATGA
- a CDS encoding ABC transporter ATP-binding protein, whose product MANNRKKLEGRRHKPKNFWSTLGRFIKYMASRKWTFLLIIVLIILATTFQIVSPRILGQATTLITDGVSNGLQNVDGQQMYVIDYAGLVKILTQVVTFYLISALFNFLQGALLSRTAQRVIEDLRNDMRAKLNRLPISFLDSTPNGEIMSRAINDVEAIAMSLQQTLQQVLISSTQFVLTIVMMTLISSKMTLIAAGTILLSTIVMLSITPVSQRLFAAQQRVQGNMNAYIEENYSGQIENNAFNQNEGKIAQFEEKSAEYYAVSWKAQFISGILMPLMNLAKNFGYVAVAIVGGFSVANGTMVIGDVQAMLQYAGILSEPLKQTANMINQLQRMVASIERIFEFLDVEEMEEVASGQPAIETDYKMIFDHVQFGYQPGEENLLMTDFNLTVEPGQMVAIVGPTGAGKSTIINLIERFYNISGGSIKYDGVDTRDIDQEELRSRMGMVLQDTWLFNGSIADNIAYGSNNPNVTRDEVVRAAKAAHVDDFVRTLPDGYDTIINQNGSNISQGQRQLVTIARAFMSDPEILILDEATSSIDTRTEKLIQKAMNQLLEGRTSFVVAHRLSTIQDADNIIVLNHGDVIETGNHEELLAQEGFYYNLYNSQFVKGEFE is encoded by the coding sequence ATGGCGAATAACAGAAAAAAACTAGAAGGCCGCCGTCATAAACCGAAAAACTTTTGGTCAACCCTAGGTCGCTTCATCAAGTATATGGCTAGTCGTAAATGGACATTCTTATTGATTATTGTCCTAATTATCCTAGCAACCACATTCCAAATTGTGTCACCACGCATTTTAGGTCAAGCAACTACGCTGATTACAGATGGGGTGAGTAATGGCTTGCAAAACGTGGATGGACAGCAAATGTACGTCATTGATTATGCAGGTTTAGTAAAAATCTTAACTCAAGTAGTCACATTCTACTTAATTAGTGCCTTATTCAACTTTTTACAAGGGGCTTTGTTAAGTCGTACTGCCCAACGCGTAATTGAAGACTTAAGAAATGATATGCGTGCGAAATTAAACCGTCTGCCGATTTCGTTCTTAGATTCAACGCCAAATGGTGAGATCATGTCACGCGCCATCAATGACGTTGAAGCAATTGCGATGTCCCTACAACAAACCTTGCAACAGGTCTTAATATCTAGTACGCAATTTGTCTTAACTATCGTGATGATGACCTTAATCAGTTCAAAAATGACCTTAATTGCAGCAGGAACTATTTTGCTATCCACAATTGTTATGCTGTCTATTACACCGGTATCGCAAAGACTATTCGCCGCCCAACAAAGGGTGCAAGGGAATATGAATGCTTATATAGAAGAAAACTATTCTGGTCAGATTGAAAATAATGCTTTCAACCAAAATGAAGGAAAAATTGCTCAGTTTGAAGAGAAATCAGCTGAATACTATGCGGTTTCGTGGAAAGCACAATTCATTTCGGGTATCTTGATGCCGTTGATGAATTTGGCGAAAAACTTTGGTTACGTAGCAGTAGCTATCGTCGGTGGTTTCTCAGTGGCTAACGGTACTATGGTAATTGGGGACGTACAAGCCATGTTACAGTACGCGGGAATCCTATCAGAGCCCCTAAAGCAAACGGCTAACATGATTAACCAATTACAACGTATGGTAGCGTCTATCGAACGTATTTTTGAATTCCTTGACGTTGAAGAAATGGAAGAAGTGGCTTCTGGTCAACCAGCTATTGAAACAGACTATAAGATGATCTTCGACCACGTCCAATTTGGTTATCAACCAGGCGAAGAGAACCTACTAATGACTGATTTCAACCTAACCGTTGAGCCAGGTCAAATGGTGGCGATTGTAGGACCTACTGGAGCCGGTAAATCAACCATTATCAACTTAATTGAACGGTTCTATAATATTTCTGGTGGGTCTATTAAATATGATGGTGTAGATACAAGAGATATTGACCAAGAAGAATTACGTTCACGAATGGGTATGGTATTACAAGATACTTGGCTATTTAATGGGTCGATTGCAGACAACATTGCTTACGGGTCAAACAATCCAAATGTGACACGTGATGAAGTGGTTCGTGCCGCAAAAGCTGCCCATGTAGATGACTTTGTGCGAACCTTGCCAGATGGATATGACACCATCATCAACCAAAATGGGTCTAATATTTCTCAAGGTCAACGTCAATTAGTGACGATTGCTCGGGCCTTTATGTCTGATCCAGAGATTTTAATCTTGGATGAAGCGACATCATCAATTGATACCCGTACAGAGAAACTCATTCAAAAAGCCATGAATCAATTACTTGAAGGAAGGACTTCATTTGTTGTTGCCCACCGTTTATCAACCATTCAAGATGCAGATAACATTATTGTATTGAACCATGGTGACGTCATTGAAACAGGTAACCACGAGGAATTATTAGCTCAAGAAGGCTTCTATTATAACCTTTATAATTCTCAATTCGTGAAAGGTGAATTTGAATAA
- a CDS encoding ABC transporter ATP-binding protein: MWRLIKRIPFWAMFGAIVFALTQAIGELLLPTQTARIIDEGVAAGDMQAIYSIGVQMILITILVIISAGISVYISARTSQNLGRKLRNEIYTKVLQFSKEDMGTYGEASLITRSSNDIQQVEVTVMMIMRMVLLSPAMLLAAVVMAVLASPELSLVYAVSGPVLALLIFIILRIVSPYFKSMQRKVDDLNLIFREGLTGVRVVRAFNKSDFEVARFAKANKDYADTAIKAMFRMSFLMPIMTTILSLTNITLSWRGAHLVAAQNLSVGVILSFVNYSFIIMFSFMMLGMIFVILPRAQVSAQRINEILDTEITIHSPENPVSIDRQAPGEVTFENVAFKFGNAEHNVVDDINFQVKPGQTLAIIGGTGSGKTTIANLLLRFSDVTKGAVKVNDTDVRDLSLNNLRDLVGYVPQKANLFSGTIRENLKYGNSDATDEELWYALRIAQSESFVRELPDGLDAHVAQGGNNFSGGQKQRLCIARAIVKQANIYLFDDSFSALDYTTDRNLRGALKEVTENAATIIIAQRVSTIRDADTIIVLDKGKISGIGSHDELMANDIYREIVESQIKGAN, translated from the coding sequence ATGTGGCGTCTAATTAAACGAATTCCCTTTTGGGCTATGTTCGGAGCAATTGTCTTTGCCTTAACACAGGCTATTGGGGAATTACTATTGCCAACGCAGACCGCTCGCATTATCGACGAGGGTGTTGCGGCAGGAGACATGCAGGCTATCTACAGCATTGGTGTTCAGATGATCTTGATTACCATCTTAGTCATTATTTCTGCAGGGATTTCAGTATATATTTCTGCTCGTACTAGCCAAAACTTGGGTAGAAAATTGCGTAATGAAATTTATACAAAAGTTTTGCAGTTTTCAAAAGAAGATATGGGGACCTATGGTGAGGCCTCATTGATTACGCGTTCTTCAAACGATATTCAACAGGTTGAAGTGACTGTTATGATGATTATGCGTATGGTATTACTTTCACCAGCCATGCTGCTAGCAGCTGTCGTGATGGCCGTATTAGCTAGTCCAGAATTGAGTTTAGTTTATGCCGTTTCAGGTCCAGTATTAGCCTTATTAATTTTTATTATTTTACGCATTGTGTCACCGTATTTCAAATCCATGCAACGTAAGGTTGATGATTTGAACCTTATTTTCCGGGAAGGATTAACAGGTGTACGTGTTGTAAGAGCCTTTAACAAATCAGATTTTGAAGTAGCACGATTTGCTAAAGCCAATAAAGATTATGCGGATACAGCGATTAAAGCGATGTTCCGGATGTCTTTTTTAATGCCTATCATGACAACAATTCTATCACTAACAAACATTACTTTATCATGGCGCGGTGCCCATTTAGTAGCCGCTCAAAACCTAAGTGTTGGTGTCATCCTTTCATTCGTCAACTATTCATTCATTATCATGTTTTCGTTCATGATGTTAGGGATGATTTTCGTGATCTTACCGCGTGCTCAAGTGTCTGCTCAACGGATCAACGAAATTTTGGATACTGAAATTACTATTCACTCACCTGAAAACCCAGTATCGATTGACCGTCAAGCACCAGGTGAAGTAACATTCGAAAACGTTGCCTTTAAATTTGGTAACGCAGAGCATAATGTAGTGGACGACATCAACTTCCAAGTGAAACCAGGACAAACTTTAGCCATTATTGGGGGTACTGGTTCTGGGAAAACGACGATTGCCAACTTACTCTTACGTTTTTCAGACGTAACGAAAGGTGCTGTTAAAGTCAACGATACAGATGTGCGCGACTTATCATTGAATAATTTGCGTGATCTGGTCGGCTATGTACCGCAAAAAGCCAACTTATTCTCAGGTACCATTCGTGAAAACTTGAAGTATGGTAACAGTGACGCTACCGATGAAGAACTTTGGTATGCCTTACGCATTGCCCAATCCGAATCATTCGTTCGCGAATTGCCGGATGGTTTAGATGCCCACGTGGCCCAAGGTGGGAACAACTTCTCAGGTGGACAAAAGCAAAGACTTTGTATTGCCCGTGCCATCGTTAAACAAGCAAACATTTATCTTTTCGATGACTCATTCTCGGCCTTAGATTACACCACTGACCGTAATTTACGTGGGGCTTTAAAAGAAGTGACTGAAAATGCGGCAACAATCATTATTGCGCAGCGTGTTTCAACTATTCGTGATGCAGATACGATTATAGTCCTTGACAAGGGTAAAATTTCTGGTATTGGTAGCCATGATGAATTAATGGCAAATGATATTTACCGTGAAATTGTCGAATCACAAATTAAGGGGGCGAACTAA
- a CDS encoding AI-2E family transporter: MNDKIKPEETLSTKDSSSSKDQITFSKSWFFKYILNNRYTSALMVGILIVIFMSLFTRLSYLLDPAVSFIQYVSLPIIVAAIFYYLTVPLVNRIEKKGLNRTWGSAIVLLLIAVVVTGLIALIPTVADEGRNLINNWDTIWSDYQSRLQSFIRGDWYDQVNMVFQSAMNNVLDLSSFNWESIANSAITSVSSIVGTVTKVAVAIFTAPIILFYMLRDGHKLPTYVAQFLPIKIRKATLRLLSDMNLQISQYIRGQIIVAIGVAIMFVVGYSIVGLPYGVIIGVAAGFLNIIPYIGSFLAMVPAIIVAIVVGPMMIVKVLIVFAIEQTIESRVISPQVLGSNMAIHPVTIMLLLISAGSIFGIAGVVLVIPIYAVIKVIFNHFFVWYKNVSGLYSEDESILEDFISEDTTGK; this comes from the coding sequence ATGAACGATAAAATCAAACCAGAAGAAACATTATCAACGAAAGATTCATCATCATCGAAAGACCAGATAACTTTTTCAAAATCCTGGTTTTTCAAATATATTTTAAATAATCGATATACTAGCGCCTTGATGGTCGGTATTTTAATTGTCATTTTCATGAGCCTATTTACCCGACTCTCATACCTATTAGACCCCGCAGTTTCCTTCATCCAATATGTTTCACTACCTATTATCGTGGCAGCTATTTTCTACTATTTGACAGTGCCTTTAGTGAATCGAATCGAAAAAAAGGGACTCAACCGAACCTGGGGGTCAGCAATCGTTTTACTACTGATTGCGGTGGTGGTTACTGGCCTTATTGCTTTAATCCCAACAGTAGCGGATGAAGGGCGTAATTTGATCAATAACTGGGATACTATTTGGTCAGACTATCAAAGTCGCTTACAAAGCTTCATTCGCGGTGATTGGTACGACCAAGTGAATATGGTGTTCCAATCAGCCATGAATAATGTATTAGACCTGTCATCATTTAATTGGGAGAGCATTGCTAATTCAGCAATCACAAGTGTCTCGTCTATCGTAGGGACAGTGACCAAGGTAGCAGTAGCTATTTTTACCGCACCGATTATCTTGTTCTATATGTTACGTGACGGCCACAAATTGCCCACATATGTCGCACAATTTCTGCCTATTAAAATTCGTAAGGCGACTTTACGCCTATTAAGCGATATGAATTTACAAATTAGCCAATATATCCGTGGACAAATTATTGTCGCGATTGGGGTAGCCATTATGTTTGTTGTGGGTTACTCAATTGTTGGCCTACCTTATGGGGTAATTATTGGGGTTGCTGCAGGTTTCTTAAATATCATTCCTTATATTGGATCATTCTTAGCTATGGTGCCAGCCATTATTGTCGCGATTGTAGTTGGGCCAATGATGATTGTAAAAGTCTTGATTGTATTCGCTATTGAGCAGACGATTGAAAGTCGTGTGATTTCACCACAAGTTTTGGGGTCCAATATGGCCATTCACCCAGTCACCATCATGCTTTTATTAATCTCAGCAGGATCAATTTTCGGAATTGCGGGGGTTGTATTGGTCATTCCAATTTATGCCGTCATCAAGGTCATATTTAACCACTTCTTTGTTTGGTATAAAAACGTTTCCGGCTTATATTCAGAAGATGAAAGCATCTTAGAGGACTTCATTTCAGAGGATACAACCGGCAAGTAA
- a CDS encoding lactonase family protein, translating to METIYVSGYTREDNKGIHTLTLNADKKAFEASELIIEENNPTYITLSKDGKHLFTLSDGDEPGVAHYENNDGQFAFKYRVKVFNENGCYLTYDEEAKVLYDANYKKGELAVIKVNEDGTLTVTDVIQHTSPIGPHENQDFAHAHFIHPTNDHKYILSCDLGTDEVHTYTLTDDNKLAEVSVYKAAPGTGPRHLAFHHSEPIVYLLGELDYTVEVLNIQEDGSLVAGNRYDTIPSDWTEFNSSAAIRLSSDNKFLYVSNRGHNSITVFEVSADGQSLTEIQNISTEGDFPRDFNFNADESFVIVGHQFQPQISLFTRDQASGLLTYVDHTNINEIVCVTPV from the coding sequence ATGGAAACGATTTATGTATCTGGTTATACACGTGAAGACAATAAGGGGATCCATACCTTAACCTTAAATGCTGATAAGAAAGCTTTTGAAGCAAGTGAATTGATTATTGAAGAAAACAACCCTACTTACATTACTTTATCTAAAGACGGCAAACATCTATTCACTTTAAGTGACGGTGATGAGCCTGGTGTTGCCCATTACGAAAATAATGATGGTCAATTTGCCTTTAAATACCGTGTGAAAGTATTTAACGAAAATGGCTGTTACCTAACGTATGATGAAGAAGCAAAAGTTCTTTATGATGCTAACTACAAAAAAGGTGAATTGGCAGTGATTAAAGTCAACGAAGATGGTACATTGACTGTAACGGATGTCATCCAACATACTTCACCAATTGGCCCGCATGAAAACCAAGACTTTGCCCATGCCCACTTTATCCATCCAACAAATGACCACAAATACATTCTTTCTTGTGATTTAGGCACTGATGAAGTGCACACTTATACACTTACCGATGATAACAAATTAGCTGAAGTGAGTGTCTACAAAGCAGCGCCTGGTACTGGGCCACGTCACCTTGCCTTCCACCATTCAGAACCAATCGTTTACCTTTTAGGGGAATTGGACTACACAGTTGAAGTGTTAAACATTCAAGAAGATGGTTCTTTAGTTGCTGGTAACCGTTATGACACGATTCCAAGCGATTGGACTGAATTCAACTCATCAGCAGCGATTCGCTTATCAAGTGACAACAAGTTCTTATACGTCTCAAACCGTGGTCACAACTCAATTACTGTTTTTGAAGTTTCAGCAGATGGGCAAAGTTTAACTGAAATTCAAAACATTTCAACTGAAGGTGATTTCCCGCGTGACTTCAACTTCAATGCAGATGAATCATTTGTCATTGTTGGTCACCAATTCCAACCACAAATTTCATTATTTACACGTGACCAAGCAAGTGGTTTATTAACCTACGTTGATCATACAAATATTAATGAAATCGTTTGTGTCACACCAGTTTAA
- a CDS encoding flavin reductase family protein, with the protein MYHLAASQMDEKLQYKLLSGAIVPRPIGWITSENKKTGVINLAPFSFTSGAGQKLPLISMAILRKEDFSIKDTARNLLDHPEGVVNIVSKSFIDKMNATAAKVSANVSELTLADIQTVNSKTVSPPGVADALIRLEVKVYQYIPIRDRKDRIITDMFILEITDYHLDASVYDEEKGYVLYEALDPVARLAGNLYTDITKPYVLERPE; encoded by the coding sequence ATGTATCATTTAGCCGCCAGTCAAATGGACGAAAAGCTACAATATAAATTGCTATCTGGTGCCATTGTACCCCGACCAATTGGTTGGATTACTAGTGAAAACAAGAAAACTGGTGTCATCAATTTGGCACCCTTTTCTTTTACTAGTGGTGCCGGGCAAAAGTTGCCCTTAATTTCAATGGCTATTCTTCGAAAAGAAGATTTTTCCATTAAAGATACCGCCCGCAATTTATTAGACCATCCTGAAGGTGTGGTGAATATTGTCAGCAAGTCTTTCATTGATAAAATGAACGCTACCGCTGCCAAAGTTTCAGCAAACGTCAGTGAATTGACCCTAGCTGACATTCAAACAGTTAATTCTAAGACCGTGAGCCCGCCAGGTGTGGCAGATGCTTTAATTCGCCTTGAGGTAAAAGTCTACCAGTATATCCCAATCCGTGACCGTAAGGACCGTATCATCACTGATATGTTCATACTTGAAATTACCGACTATCATTTAGATGCATCGGTATATGACGAGGAAAAAGGCTACGTCTTGTATGAAGCCTTAGACCCTGTTGCCAGATTAGCAGGCAACTTGTATACGGATATCACAAAACCTTATGTATTAGAACGACCGGAATAA
- a CDS encoding ABC transporter permease, translating into MDFSTILQLIVSSTLMYAAPLMFTAIGGSFSERSGVVNIGLEGIMVMGAFASAVFNITMSSTFGAMTPWVGLLVGGLVGLIYSGIHAVSSINFRANQTISGTVLNLAAPGLSVFLVRAIYGAAQTGPLAKPFVTYNILGLNNIPVIGPIFFQNTSGPAYLGILFAVIAWFVLFKTRFGLRLRSVGEHPEAAETLGINVNAMKYAGVLISGLLGGIGGAVQAQAVQNEFSVITVAGQGFMAMAAMVFGKWHPVGALLAAIFFGFAQSLSVTANYIPIIQDVPSVYLDIAPYILTIIVLVVFIGKAQAPKALGKTFVQSK; encoded by the coding sequence ATGGACTTTTCTACTATCTTACAATTAATTGTGTCTTCGACATTAATGTACGCAGCACCCCTTATGTTTACTGCAATCGGTGGTAGCTTCTCTGAACGGTCAGGTGTGGTGAACATTGGTTTGGAAGGGATTATGGTAATGGGCGCCTTTGCTTCAGCGGTTTTCAATATCACCATGTCAAGCACTTTCGGGGCCATGACGCCTTGGGTTGGTCTATTAGTAGGTGGACTAGTGGGCTTGATCTATTCAGGAATTCATGCCGTATCATCTATCAACTTCCGCGCCAATCAAACCATTTCCGGTACCGTATTGAACTTAGCAGCTCCTGGATTATCTGTTTTCTTAGTGCGAGCGATTTATGGAGCAGCGCAAACAGGTCCATTAGCGAAACCTTTTGTAACTTATAATATTTTAGGTTTGAATAATATCCCAGTTATTGGACCAATTTTCTTCCAAAATACTTCTGGCCCAGCTTATCTAGGTATCCTATTCGCCGTAATCGCTTGGTTTGTCTTATTCAAAACCCGTTTTGGTTTACGCTTGCGTTCAGTCGGCGAGCACCCAGAGGCAGCTGAGACACTTGGTATTAACGTAAACGCAATGAAATACGCTGGCGTTTTGATTTCTGGACTCCTTGGTGGTATCGGTGGGGCGGTTCAAGCACAGGCTGTACAGAATGAATTTTCTGTAATCACCGTAGCAGGACAAGGATTCATGGCCATGGCGGCAATGGTTTTTGGAAAATGGCATCCAGTCGGTGCACTACTTGCTGCAATATTCTTTGGCTTCGCGCAAAGCTTATCGGTAACAGCAAACTACATCCCCATTATTCAAGATGTACCATCAGTTTACTTAGATATTGCGCCTTACATATTGACGATCATCGTATTAGTTGTATTCATTGGTAAAGCTCAAGCGCCAAAAGCTTTGGGGAAAACCTTTGTTCAATCGAAATAG